The DNA window CCGCTGCGCCCACGGCGTCGCGCAGCGGGTGGCGTGCCCAGCTGCTCCCGCCCGCCAGCGGCGACCGTTCCCGACTGGTCATCGACCTGTCGCCCGCGCTGGCCGACCTGACGCCTCTGCTGCCCGCACAGCGCGTGATCGCGGCCGTGCCGCCCGTCCCGGCCAGCACCGGACTGGCGATCCTGGCGCTGGTGCCGTCGTACGTCAAGCCGCGTGTGGTGATCGATCCGGGCCACGGCGGGACCGATCCGGGCGCGGTGGGCGCCGTCGTGGAGAAGGACGTCACGCTGGCCGTGGCCCTGCGCGTGCGCGACCTGCTCGCGGGTGCGGGCGTGGAGGTCGTCCTGACGCGCGACACAGACCGCCAGCTGAACGCGGTCAAGGCCACGGACCTCCAGATGCGCGCCGGCATGGGCTCGGCCGGCACGCAGCTGTTCGTGAGCATCCACGTGAACGCCATGGAACCCAGGAACGCCCTGCGCGGCTACGGTGTGGAGACGTGGTGGAACCCCAACCACCCGCGCTCCAGCGCCCTCGCCGGCCTGCTGCAGCGCGACGTGGTGGGCGTGACCGGGGCCTTCGACCAGGGCCTCAAGAACAGCCAGTCGCTGTCGGTGCTGCGCAACAGCCGCATTCCCGCCGCGCTGATCGAGATCGGGTACGCCAGCCACCCGGTGGACGGCCTGAACCTGAAAGACGCCAATTACCTTGACCGGGTCGCCGTGGGGATCGCACAGGGCATCCGCGACGCGCTGGTCACGGGCGTCACGGCCAGCGGCCGCTGACGTGGAGCGCGGTTTTCAGGAGCGTGTCCTGGCGCTGGTGGCCCGTATTCCACAGGGGCGTGTGATGACCTACGGACAACTCGCGCTGCTGGCCGGCACGCCCGGCGCGGCGCGGCAGGCCGGGCAGGTCCTGAACGGCCTGCTGGGGCACACGCCGCTGCCGTGGCACCGCGTGATCAATGCCCAGGGCCGCGTCAGCACCCACAAGATCGGCTTCGGGGACGTGCAGGAGGGCCTGCTGCGCGCCGAGGGCGTGGCCTTCGACGACAGCGGTCGCTGCGACCTGGACGCCCTGCAGTGGTGGCCGGACGACGCGCCGGAGCGTACGCTGCCGCCCGCGCCGCTGCTGTGACGCCCCCCACCGCCGTGACACGCCGCGGAGTGTGGGCAGACGGTCAAGGCCGTGCGGGACACGCTTCCTGACCGGCCCGTCGTATGCTGGGCGGCATGAACAGAACGCCGCACAGCAGATGGATCGCCGGTGATGTGCTGTCCTGGGCGCTCGGGGTCACGCTGGGCGTGATTCTGGGAGTCGCCCTGCTGATCGCCACGCCGCTCGTGATGCGCCGCGCCGCGCCCGCCCCGGCCGCCGGTACGGAGTCGTCCACCACGGGCAGCGCGGCGGGCACGACAGGCACCGCCGCCACGTCCGGCGAGGGGTCCGCGAGCAGCGCCAGCGGGAGTGCAGGCACCGAGGCGTCGGGAGCGGCCGGCTCCGGCAGCGCGGCCGAGGGGAGCATGGGCAGCGGCACCACCGCCTCGGGAGACACGAGCTCGGGAGCGTCGGGCGATATGAACTCGGGCAACATGGCTTCGGGCAGCGCGGCCAGCGGCGGGTCGGAGTCGGCGGTCGCTGGCACCGCCGCGTCGGCGGGAGCGTCGGGCGAGAGTGCTTC is part of the Deinococcus metalli genome and encodes:
- a CDS encoding c-type cytochrome; translated protein: MNRTPHSRWIAGDVLSWALGVTLGVILGVALLIATPLVMRRAAPAPAAGTESSTTGSAAGTTGTAATSGEGSASSASGSAGTEASGAAGSGSAAEGSMGSGTTASGDTSSGASGDMNSGNMASGSAASGGSESAVAGTAASAGASGESASAGDAKAGATVFASNCAGCHGAEAKGGVGPNLTTADGPKAWTDAQMITALREGKTPEKTLNTIMPRFTSEQISDSDITNIHAWIKSLN
- a CDS encoding MGMT family protein; the protein is MERGFQERVLALVARIPQGRVMTYGQLALLAGTPGAARQAGQVLNGLLGHTPLPWHRVINAQGRVSTHKIGFGDVQEGLLRAEGVAFDDSGRCDLDALQWWPDDAPERTLPPAPLL